GCAAAGAAGGAACAAAAGGAAAAAACGGAACAATTGCTGGAAGAATTTGGCCTGACGCACGTGAGAAAAAATATCGGAACCGTCCTGTCAGGTGGGGAGAGAAGGCGAACTGAAATCGCAAGAGCCTTAGCCGTTGATCCTAAATTTATTCTCCTTGATGAACCCTTTGCGGGCGTAGATCCCATTGCTGTAGAAGATATTCAAACTATTGTTGTAAAATTAAAAACAAAAAATATCGGCATTATTATTAGCGATCATAATGTTGCTGAAACCTTGGCGATCACAGACAGGGCATACCTGCTGTTTGAAGGCAAGATCTTAAAATCCGGCACTGCCGAGGAGCTTGCTGCAGACGAGCAGGTGAGGAGGGTTTACCTTGGGCAGCATTTTGAGCTGAAGAGGAAAATTTAAAGAATATAACCACGAATTACACGAATTTTCACTAATTAAGGGTTAAAAAAAATTAGTGTAATTAGTGGTTTCAAGTATAACAAAAATCTACATTATATTAAAACAGAACCTTTAATTTTTAGGTATGAGCGTTTAGGCTGCAGAAAA
The Cytophagales bacterium DNA segment above includes these coding regions:
- the lptB gene encoding LPS export ABC transporter ATP-binding protein, with translation MILKAENLVKRYGIRTVVNNVSIELDQGEIVGLLGPNGAGKTTCFYMIVGLVKPNTGKVFLDGQAITSLPMYRRAKFGLGYLAQEASVFRKLTVEENILGVLQTTALAKKEQKEKTEQLLEEFGLTHVRKNIGTVLSGGERRRTEIARALAVDPKFILLDEPFAGVDPIAVEDIQTIVVKLKTKNIGIIISDHNVAETLAITDRAYLLFEGKILKSGTAEELAADEQVRRVYLGQHFELKRKI